GCCCTCGGCCGCGGCCCGACGCCGACCGGCGGGGAAGGGGAGGCGGGGGCCGGCGGGGCGAAGCTGGGAATGGATGAGAAATAGAAAAGAAGTGCTAAGTGCTGAGTGCTAAGTGCTGAACCGCAGTTACTTAGCACTTAGGACTCAGCACTTGGGACTCCAGTATTCAGTACCCATACCGCGAGGACGACCCATGCCCGAAACGAACCCACTTCACCAACTGCATCCCCTCGGCCAATCCGTGTGGCTGGACTACATCCGTCGCGAGATCCTGGAGAACGGGGAGCTGGAGGCGATGATCGCGCGGTATGACCTGCGCGGCGTCACTTCCAACCCCAGCATCTTCGAGGAAGCGATCGGCAAGAGCGACGACTACGACTCCGCGATGGAGGAGCTGGCGGCGGACGGGGCGGACGCGAGCCGCGCGTACGAGACGCTCGCGGTGCAGGACATCCAGCGCGCCTGCGACTTCTTTCGCCCCGTCTACGAGGCCGCGGGCGGGCACGACGGGTTCGTGTCGCTGGAGGTGTCGCCCGAGCTGGCGCACAGCGCGGAGGAGACGCTGGAGGAGGCGCGGCGGCTGTGGAAGGCGGTCGACCGGCCCAACCTCATGGTCAAGGTGCCGGGCACGGAGCACAGCGTCCCCGCCTTCGAGCAGCTCATCGCGGAGGGGATCAACGTCAACGTCACGCTCCTCTTCTCCATCTCCGGCTACGAGCGGGTGATGGAGGCGTACCTGCGCGGGCTGGAGAAGCGCACCGAACAGGGCGGGGCGCTGGACCGGGTGGCCTCGGTGGCGTCGTTCTTCATCTCGCGCGTGGACTCCGCGGTCGATGCGCAGCTCGAGAAGCTGGGCGGCGACACGGCGAAGTCGATGATGGGGAAGGCTGCGGTGGCGAACGCGAAGCTGGCGTACCACCGCTTCACCGAGGTCTTCGCGGGCGAGCGATGGGACCGGCTGGCGGGGCGCGGCGCGCGGGTGCAGCGGCCGCTCTGGGCAAGCACCTCCACCAAGAACCCCGAGTATCGCGACGTCATTTACGTGGAGGAGCTGATCGGGCCGCACACCGTCAACACGATGCCGCTCGCCACCGTCAAGGCGTTCGCGGACCACGGCGTCGCGCGCCGCACGGTGGACCAGGACGTGGCCTCGTCGCGCCAGGTGCTCGCCGACCTCCGCGAGCTGGGGATCGACCTGGACGCCGTCACCGAGCAGCTGCAGACCGAGGGCGTGGAGAAGTTCTCCAAGTCGTTCCGCGGGATGATGCAGGTGGTGGAGGAGAAGCTGGCGCGGGTGGGGGCGAAGGCGTAGGGGCCCCCTCCCCCGCTCGTCACCTCGCTGCCCCCTCCCCCTATAACTACCTTGGGGAAGGGGGCGGTCGCGCAGATCTCCGTGGGGTGCACGGATTCCGTGTGGGCGCGATTCATCGCGCCCACCCTCCGCCCGTTCTCGACATTCGCCCCCACGCACGAATTCCGTAGGGCAGACCCACGTGTCTGCCCACCCTTCTTCCGCGCCCAAGCCGCCTGACCAACCAGACCTCGTAGGGGCCGCCCCGCGTGGCTGCCCGTGCCCGCCTTCGCGACGACGCCCGGCATCCGATTTGGGACACCTGGCTGCGACCCGTGTGTCCCGGCTGTCCCAATCGTGCCGCACATGTTCCCATCGGACGGAAATGTTCCCCGAGGCTAAGATGTTGCTGCCACACGATATCGTAGCACAACACCGGAATCGGCCGGGATCGGCACACCGGTTGCCCTGAGGGATGTCATCGAATGTCCCCCTGCTCGCCACTTTTCCGCCTCGCACATTCACAGCAGCACCCCGGGACCGCCTCGGATGGCGGCGTGCCCCGGGCCCAAGACGAAGCGGCTCCCCGCCGCTCCCCGCCAGGACCCCTCCGGACATCGCCTCCCCGCCGGGCCGCCTCCTAACCAGGAGCGGCCCGGTGGCGTTTTTGTGCCCGGAGCTTGCCGCGCCCGGCCGGGGGTGCGTATTTGCAGCGATGCCGCGCGACGAAGCGCGGCCGGCGTACACCAGCACACGCGGAGGGGCGGATGCGGCTCGGGATGGTGGGGCTCGGGAAGATGGGCGGCAACATGGTGCAGCGCCTCATCCGCGGCGGGCACGAGGTGGCGGTGTTCGACCTCAACGCCGAGGCGGTCCAGAAGGTGGCCGACGCCGGCGCGACCCCCGCAGGTTCGCTGGCGGAGCTGGTGGGCGCGCTCCAGGCGCCGCGCGTGGTGTGGGTGATGGTCCCCGCCGGCGACCCCACGGAGCAGACCCTGCGCTCGCTCGCCGACCTCTTGCAGCCCGGCGACGTGCTGATCGACGGCGGCAACTCCAACTTCCACGACACCAAGCGGCGCTCGGCCGAGCTGGGCGCGCGCGGCATCCACCTGATCGACGCGGGCACGAGCGGCGGGGTGTGGGGGCTGGAGAACGGCTACTGCCTGATGGTGGGCGGGCCGGACGAGGCGGTGCGGATCTGCGAGCCCGCCTTCCGCACGCTGGCGCCGGAGAACGGCTACGAGCACGTGGGGCCGAGCGGGGCGGGGCACTTCACCAAGATGGTCCACAACGGCATCGAGTACGGCCTGATGCAGGCGTACGCCGAGGGCTTCGAGATCCTCAAGAAGTCCGAGTTTCCGCTGGACCTGCAGCGCATCGCCGGGCTGTGGCAGCACGGGAGCGTGGTGAGGTCGTGGCTCCTGGAGCTTCTGGAGCGCGCCTACGCCGCCGAGGGGCAGGAGCTGGAGCGCATCCGCGGGTGGGTGGCCGACTCGGGCGAGGGGCGCTGGACGGTGCAGGCCGCCATCGACCTGGACGTTCCCGCCCCCGTCATCACCCTGTCGCTGATGGCACGCTTCGCCAGCCGGCAGGACGAGAGCTACGGCGCGCAGGTGCTGGCCGCGCTCCGCAACCAGTTCGGCGGGCACGCCATCAAGGCCGCCGAGCCGGAGGGGCCCAAGTGAGCACCGCATCGCCGGCCGCGGCAGGGGCGAGAGCGGCCTCTGCGTCGCCGCTGCGCAAGGCGCTGTCGAGTGTGCGCGTGCCGCAGCCGCTGGTGCTGGTGATCTTTGGCGGCACCGGCGACCTGGCGCGCCGCAAGCTGATCCCCGCGCTCTTTCGCCTCTGGCAGCAGCAGCTTCTGCCCGAGGGGTTCGCGGTGGTCGGCGTGGCGCGCGAGCAGATGGACGACGAGGAGTACCGTCGCCGCGCACGCGAGGCGCTGGGCGAGTTCGCCACGGCGGCGACCGACGAGGAGTGGGCGGAGTTCGGGCGGCGGCTCTTCTTCGGAAGCCACGTCTTCGACGATGCGGAAGGTTTCGAGCGGCTCAAGACGCAGCTCCAGGCGATCGATCAACAGTTCGGAGTCCCGGGCAACCGCCTCTTCTACTACGCCGTGCCCCCGCAGGTGGTGGACGAGATCTCGCGCGACCTGGGGAAGTCGGGGCTCATCTGCCCGCCGAGCTGCCCGTGCTGGACGCGCGCCATCGTGGAGAAGCCCTTCGGCCGCGATCTGGCCTCCGCGAAGGAGTTGAACCTGGCGCTGCTGGAGGTCTACGACGAGCGGCAGATCTTTCGCATCGACCACTACCTGGGGAAGGAGACGCTCCAGAACCTGATGGTCTTCCGCTTCGGCAACTCGGTGTGGGAGCCGCTGTGGACGCGCAGCCACATCGACCACGTGCAGATCACCGTCGCGGAGGAGGTGGGGCTGGAGATGCGCGCCGACTACTACGAGAAGAGCGGCGCCCTGCGGGACATGGTGCAGAGCCACCTCCTCCAGATCCTGACGCTGGTGGCGATGGAGCCCCCCGCATCGTACGACGCGGACTCGGTGCGCAACGAGAAGGTCAAGGTGCTGCGCTCCGTCCGCCCGTTGCTGGGCGAGGACATCGATCGCGAGACCGTCCGCGGCCAGTACACCGCCGGGATCGCGGGCCGCGGCTACCGCCAGGAGGAGGGCGCCGCCCCCGATTCGCGCACCGAGACCTACGCGGCTCTTCGGCTGCAGGTGGAGAACTGGCGATGGGCAGGGGTCCCGTTCTACCTGCGCACGGGGAAGCGTCTTCCGGCCAAGGCGACGGAGGTGGTGGTCGCCTTCCGCCCGGCGCCGCACCCGGTGATGGACCTGGTGGAGGGCGACCTCCCCGCGCCGAACTCGCTGGTCCTGCGCATCCAGCCCAGGGAGGGGATCTCGCTCTTCTTCGAGGCCAAGGTCCCCGGCCTCACCGGCCGCATGCAGGCGGTGAGCATGGACTTCGACTACGCCACCGCCTTCGACGGCGCCGAGTCGCCCGAGGCCTACCAGCGCCTCCTCCTGGACGCCATGCTCGGCGACGCCACCCTCTTCGCCCGCCGCGACGAGGTGGAGGCCGCATGGACCCTGGTCACGCCGATCCTGGAGCGCTGGGAGGCAGGCGGCGAGCCCGAGGGCTACCCGGCGGGGAGCTGGGGGCCGGAGTGCGCGGACCGGCTGATGGGGGACGATCGGAGGGCGTGGCATCAGCCGTGAGGGACCCTCACCCCCAGCGTCGCTCCGCGACGCATTCCCCTCCCCAAAACCGCCTGGGGGAGGGGGAGCGCTTCGGGATTGTGATCACGGGCGGAGTGCACCCTTTCCCCCGCTTGCGGGGGAGAGGGCCGGGGAGAGGGGGAGGCCGCGTTGGGCTCATCGCCGAGCATACCTACACTGAACGCCATTGCCATGACCACCCCGCTCCTCCTCACCTTCCCCACCGCCGCGGAGGCGTCCCGCGCCTCCGCGGAGCGATTCGCGGAGCTCGCGCGCAAGGCGGTGGCGGAGCGCGGACGGTTCACCGTGGCGCTCTCCGGAGGAACGACGCCGCGCGCGGCGTACGCCATGCTCGCGGAGGAGCCGCTGCGGTCCAGCATCCCGTGGGAGCAGGTGCACCTGTTCTGGGGGGACGAGCGGTGCGTGCCTCCGGGGCACGTGCGCAGCAACTTCAGGATGGCCAACGAGGCGTTCGTGTCGCGCGTCCCCATCCCGCCCGCCAACGTGCACCGCATGCGCGGCGAGATTCCACCCGAGCGCGCGGCGGAGGAGTACGCGATGGAGCTGGCGGCGGACTTCGGAGAGGGGATTCCGCGCTTCGACCTCGTGCACCTGGGGCTCGGCACCGACGGGCACACCTGCTCCCTCTTCCCTTTCGATCCACTGCTGCTGGAGCGCGGGCGCACGGTAGCGGCGGCGCTGTACCGGCCGCTGGGCGAGCCGCGCATCACCCTCACCTTCGCCGTGGTCAACGCGGCGGCGCACGTGGAGATGCTGGCGCCGGGCGGGGACAAGGCCGAGGTCGTGAAGAAGGTGCTGGAGGGGCCGCGTGACCCCCATCGCATCCCCGCGCAGGGGGTGAGGCCGGCGGGCGGCGACATGGTGTGGCTGCTGGACGAGGCCGCGGCGGCGCGGCTCGCGTCACACGGAAAGGGGGCGAACGGGTAGAAGGCGCGCGGCGGCACGGGCTTCGCAGCACGGCGCGGGCTTCGAGCCACAAGGCGGGCACGCTTTTACCCCGCGCCCCCGCACGCCAGAGACCGGAGCACGATGGCCCAGGCAACACTCCAGCACGACGTACGACTGATCGTCCAGGGCGAGCACACGGACCCGTTTCGGGTGCTCGGCATGCACAGAGTTTCCGTGGGGCGGGAGATCCGCACCGTGGTGCGCGCCTTCATCCCCGGCGCGAGTGAGGTGGCGCTCCTCGGCACCGGGATCGTTTCGCCGCGCACGCTGGACCGGGTGAACGATGCGGGTTTCTTCGAGGCGATCCTTCCGCGCGGCACCGAGCCCTTCGCCTACCAGCTGCGCGTAACGTGGGAAGACGGGTCCGTGGGCGAGTTCGCGGACGCGTACTCCTTCAAGTCCACCCTCGCCGAGTTCGACCTTTACCTGATTGGCGAGGGGACGCACCTGCGCCTGTACGACGTGCTCGGCGCGCACCCGGACGAGATCGACGGCGTCCAGGGCGTGCGCTTCGCCGTGTGGGCGCCGGCCGCGCAGCGCGTGAGCGTGGTGGGCGACTTCAACCTGTGGGACGGCCGGCGCCACACCATGCGCCGCCACCCCGGCGTCGGTGTGTGGGAGATGTTCATCCCGGGCGTCCCAACCGGCACGCCGTACAAGTACGAGATCCGCGGTCCGACCGGCGAGATTTTCCTCAAGGCCGACCCCGTGGCCTTCGCGGCGCAGCACAACCCGCTCACCGCATCCGTCGTCGCGGACCTGCGCGGCTACGAGTGGACGGACGCGGAGTGGATGGAGAAGCGGCGCGAGGACCCGGGCAAGGATCGCCCGATGGCCGTCTACGAGGTGCACCTGGGGAGCTGGAAGCGCGTTCCCGAGGAGGAGAACCGTCCGCTCACCTACCGCGAGCTGGCGCACCAGCTGGCGGACTACGTGTGCGACATGGGCTTCACGCACGTGGAGCTCCTGCCGGTGATGGAGCACCCGTACGACCCGTCGTGGGGGTACCAGGTGACGGGGTACTTCGCGCCGACGTCGCGCTTCGGGCCGCCGCAGGACTTCAAGTACCTGGTGGACCACCTGCACAGCCGCGGGATCGGGGTGATCCTGGACTGGGTGCCGGCGCACTTTCCCAAGGACGCCTTCGCGCTGCGCCGCTTCGACGGCACGGCGCTGTACGAGCACGAAGACCCCCGCCAGGGCGAGCACCCGGACTGGGGGACGATGGTCTTCAACTTCGGGCGCAACGAGGTCCGCAACTTCCTGCTGTCCAACGCGCTCTTCTGGATGGAGGAGTACCACCTGGACGGGCTGCGGGTGGACGCGGTGGCCTCCATGCTCTACCTGGACTACAGCCGCAAAGCGGGGGAGTGGGTCCCCAACCGCTACGGCGGGCGCGAGAACCTGGAGGCGATCGACTTCCTCCAGCAGCTCAACGCCACCGTGCGCGACCGCTTCCCCGGCGTGCTGATGATCGCCGAGGAGTCGACGGCGTGGCCGGGGGTGACGCAGGCGCCGCACCTGGGCGGGCTGGGCTTCCACATGAAGTGGAACATGGGGTGGATGAACGACTTCCTCCGCTTCGTGGAGGAGGACCCCGTCTACCGGAAGTACCACTTCAACCTGATCACCTTTTCGCTGATGTACGCCTTCAGCGAGCGGTTCGTGCTCCCCTTCTCGCACGACGAGGTGGTGCACCTCAAGGGCTCGCTGATCGGCAAGATGCCGGGCGACGCCTGGCAGAAGGCCGCCAACCTGCGCATGGCGCTCGGGTTCATGTGGGCGCACCCGGGGAAGAAGCTCCTCTTCATGGGCGGCGAGTTCGGGCAGTGGAGCGAGTGGAGCGAGGGGAGGTCGCTGGACTGGCACCTCCTTGAGAACCCGCTCAACGGCGGCGTCCAGCGCTTCATGCGCGACCTCAACGCGCTGTACGCACGCGAGAGCGCCTTCTGGGACTCGGATTGCACGCACGAGGGCTTCCAGTGGATCGACTTCCACGACGTGGAGCAGACGGTGCTCTCCTTCCTGCGGCGCAGCACGGCCACTGGCGAAGAGCTGGTCTTCGCGTGCAACTTCACCCCCATCCCGCGGCCGGACTACCGGATCGGTGTGCCGCGCCCGGGGCTGTACCGCGAGCTGCTGAACAGCGACGCGCTCGCGTACGGCGGGAGCAACCTGGGGAACGCGGGCGCCGTGTACAGCGAGCCGGTGCCCGAGCATGGGCGGCCGGACTCGCTGCGGCTGATGCTTCCGCCGCTTTCCATCCTGGTCCTCAAGCGGGACGAGGAGCAGCAGCCCACGGCCGGCACGCCGGCCATCACCGATAACGACTGAGCCAACGTCCATGGCGAAGACAGACAAGACCCGGGCGAAGGGCGCCAAAGCCGACGCCACCGCCGGCCCGGCCGGGGACGCGAAGACCCCGTCCAAGCGCACCGGCCGCTCCACCACCACCGCCACGGGCGAGACGAGCACCGCGGCGCGCAAGGGCGCCACCCGCACCACGCGCACGGCCAAGGAGGAGGGCGGCGCCGTCCCGGGCGGCACCGAGGGGGGCACCACCTCCACCCGCACCGTGCGCGCAGCCGGCCCGCGCGCCGGCGTGAGCGCGAAGAAGGCGGCGGGGAACTCGCCGCGCGCCGGCACGGGCGCGCGTGGCGGCAACCGGCAGGACGCGGTGCGCCGCGACGCCAACCTGCGCGCCGACCTCCGCGAGTTCGTCAGCGCCCGCCCCAAGGGGTGGAACCACGCCGAGTGGCTCGGCCTGCTGGACGACCTGCGCGGCCGCGGCCACGACGTCTCCGACGCGTCCGTCGTCGGGATGTCGCTGGAGCGCGAGCGCCTGGCCGTCCACCTGGAGGCGATCCCCGGGATGGGTCCGCGCCGCGTGGAGGCGCTGGTCGGCCGCTACCACACCCTCTACTCGCTGCGCCAGGCCGATGCCGCCGAGCTGGCCGAGCTGCCCGGGATGAACCGGGCCCTCGCCGAGCGGGTGCATCAGCAGTTCGCCTGATCCTCGTCATTTGTAACGCCGCCCCCTTCCTGGTCCGCCGGGGAGGGGGCGTTTTCATGCTTCCGTTCATGCGCTTTTTCTGCTGTCGTACAAGCTTTGCATCAGGATGGCGCGCGTTGTGCAAAGGACGTTTCAGGCTCCACCCTGTACCCGCTCCAACTTATACCTTGCGAGGCCCTTCGTGTCGCAGCAACTTCTCTCCATGCATCCGACACAGCGCACGGTCTCGTATCTCCCTGCAGACGACTCGGGTCCCGACGACGGCGCGCTGGTCCGGCGCATGGCGGCGGGAGACGAGAAGGCCCTCGGGCTCCTGTACGACCGCTGGTCCCCTCTCCTGCACTCCGTCGCGCGCCGCATCGTGGCCGATCCCAACGACGCCGAAGAGGTGCTGGAGGAGGCGTTCTGGCAGGCGTGGCGGCAGGCGGGGCGCTACGAAGAAGGGCGCGGCGGCGTCTCCACCTGGCTCACCATGATCGTGCGCAGCCGCGCGCTGGACCGGGTGCGCGCGCGTGGCCGGCTCCGCGAGGAGTCGTGGGAGAACATCCCGGAGCCCGGCTCGGGTGATGGCGAGGGTCCCGCTTCGCCCGATGCCGCGGCGGAGCAGGACGAGCGCAGGCGGTTGATCGCGGCCGCGGTGGCGCAGCTTCCGCCCGAACAGCGCGAGACGGTGGAGCTCGCCTACTTTCGCGGTCTGAGCCAGTCCGAGATCGCGGCGAAGCTGGGACAGCCGCTGGGCACGGTGAAGACGCGCGCTCGCCTGGCGCTCCAGAAGCTGAGGGAATCGCTCGTGGTTTTCCGGGAGGAGGGTGGATGAGTCTCGACACTGAGCACGAAAACGTGCAGGCGGCGCTCGCCGCGGAGGCTCTCGACGCCCTCGACGGTGAGGAGCGGGAAGCCCTGCACGCCCACCTTGCTGGCTGCGCCGAGTGCCGCGCCGAGCTGGAGTCGCTGCGAGAGGCCGCGTCGCTCCTGGCGCACACGGCCCCGCACGTCCCGCTGGCGCCCGCCCGCTCGGACCGCATCCGCGCGCGCCTCCTTGCCCGCGCCGCCGCCGACGTGCGGGGCGGGGAAGCGGCCGAGCCCGTGGTGGCCGCGCCGGAGACGCGCGTGATCCCGATCGCGTCGCGCCGGCGCTCGGCGCTGCCTGCCTGGCTCGCGGCGGCGGCCTCGGTGCTCATCGCCATCGGCCTGGGTGCGTACGCCCTCTCGCTGCGCGGCCGGGTCAGCTCGCTGGAGCAGCAGACCGCCTCCCTCTCTCGCGACCGTGGCCGTCTGGAATCCACGCTGGCGGAGCGAGAGGCGACGCTGGCGGCGCTGGCCGGGCCGGAGGTGCGCGTGATCACCCTGGCGTCCACGCAGGAGCGAGCACCGTCTGGGCGCATGTTCTGGAACCCGGTCCGGCGGCGCTACACCTTTTTCGCGTACAACCTCCCGCAGGTGCGTCCGGGCCGCGAGTACCAGCTCTGGCTGATCACTCCCGCCGGCCCGGTCGCCGCCCCCACCTTCCGCCCCGGCCGCGACGGCGCCGGCAGCGTGGAGGGCGCCTACGACGTTCCCAACGAACAGATCCGCGCGGTCGCCGTCACGGAGGAGCCCGCTGGCGGCCTCCCGAAGCCGACCGGCGAGGTGCTGATCGTGGGGAACGCGGCGGAGTAGGCCCTCACCCCCGTCTCGTTACACTCGACTGCCCCCTCTCCCGATAACAGGAGAGGGCTGCGCCCTCTGTTAGCGAGAGAGGGAGCTGGAAAATCCGCCCCTACCACGGCATTCGTGGGTAGGGACGTGAT
The DNA window shown above is from Longimicrobium sp. and carries:
- the tal gene encoding transaldolase translates to MPETNPLHQLHPLGQSVWLDYIRREILENGELEAMIARYDLRGVTSNPSIFEEAIGKSDDYDSAMEELAADGADASRAYETLAVQDIQRACDFFRPVYEAAGGHDGFVSLEVSPELAHSAEETLEEARRLWKAVDRPNLMVKVPGTEHSVPAFEQLIAEGINVNVTLLFSISGYERVMEAYLRGLEKRTEQGGALDRVASVASFFISRVDSAVDAQLEKLGGDTAKSMMGKAAVANAKLAYHRFTEVFAGERWDRLAGRGARVQRPLWASTSTKNPEYRDVIYVEELIGPHTVNTMPLATVKAFADHGVARRTVDQDVASSRQVLADLRELGIDLDAVTEQLQTEGVEKFSKSFRGMMQVVEEKLARVGAKA
- the gnd gene encoding decarboxylating 6-phosphogluconate dehydrogenase translates to MRLGMVGLGKMGGNMVQRLIRGGHEVAVFDLNAEAVQKVADAGATPAGSLAELVGALQAPRVVWVMVPAGDPTEQTLRSLADLLQPGDVLIDGGNSNFHDTKRRSAELGARGIHLIDAGTSGGVWGLENGYCLMVGGPDEAVRICEPAFRTLAPENGYEHVGPSGAGHFTKMVHNGIEYGLMQAYAEGFEILKKSEFPLDLQRIAGLWQHGSVVRSWLLELLERAYAAEGQELERIRGWVADSGEGRWTVQAAIDLDVPAPVITLSLMARFASRQDESYGAQVLAALRNQFGGHAIKAAEPEGPK
- the zwf gene encoding glucose-6-phosphate dehydrogenase — translated: MSTASPAAAGARAASASPLRKALSSVRVPQPLVLVIFGGTGDLARRKLIPALFRLWQQQLLPEGFAVVGVAREQMDDEEYRRRAREALGEFATAATDEEWAEFGRRLFFGSHVFDDAEGFERLKTQLQAIDQQFGVPGNRLFYYAVPPQVVDEISRDLGKSGLICPPSCPCWTRAIVEKPFGRDLASAKELNLALLEVYDERQIFRIDHYLGKETLQNLMVFRFGNSVWEPLWTRSHIDHVQITVAEEVGLEMRADYYEKSGALRDMVQSHLLQILTLVAMEPPASYDADSVRNEKVKVLRSVRPLLGEDIDRETVRGQYTAGIAGRGYRQEEGAAPDSRTETYAALRLQVENWRWAGVPFYLRTGKRLPAKATEVVVAFRPAPHPVMDLVEGDLPAPNSLVLRIQPREGISLFFEAKVPGLTGRMQAVSMDFDYATAFDGAESPEAYQRLLLDAMLGDATLFARRDEVEAAWTLVTPILERWEAGGEPEGYPAGSWGPECADRLMGDDRRAWHQP
- the pgl gene encoding 6-phosphogluconolactonase, with amino-acid sequence MTTPLLLTFPTAAEASRASAERFAELARKAVAERGRFTVALSGGTTPRAAYAMLAEEPLRSSIPWEQVHLFWGDERCVPPGHVRSNFRMANEAFVSRVPIPPANVHRMRGEIPPERAAEEYAMELAADFGEGIPRFDLVHLGLGTDGHTCSLFPFDPLLLERGRTVAAALYRPLGEPRITLTFAVVNAAAHVEMLAPGGDKAEVVKKVLEGPRDPHRIPAQGVRPAGGDMVWLLDEAAAARLASHGKGANG
- the glgB gene encoding 1,4-alpha-glucan branching protein GlgB; this encodes MAQATLQHDVRLIVQGEHTDPFRVLGMHRVSVGREIRTVVRAFIPGASEVALLGTGIVSPRTLDRVNDAGFFEAILPRGTEPFAYQLRVTWEDGSVGEFADAYSFKSTLAEFDLYLIGEGTHLRLYDVLGAHPDEIDGVQGVRFAVWAPAAQRVSVVGDFNLWDGRRHTMRRHPGVGVWEMFIPGVPTGTPYKYEIRGPTGEIFLKADPVAFAAQHNPLTASVVADLRGYEWTDAEWMEKRREDPGKDRPMAVYEVHLGSWKRVPEEENRPLTYRELAHQLADYVCDMGFTHVELLPVMEHPYDPSWGYQVTGYFAPTSRFGPPQDFKYLVDHLHSRGIGVILDWVPAHFPKDAFALRRFDGTALYEHEDPRQGEHPDWGTMVFNFGRNEVRNFLLSNALFWMEEYHLDGLRVDAVASMLYLDYSRKAGEWVPNRYGGRENLEAIDFLQQLNATVRDRFPGVLMIAEESTAWPGVTQAPHLGGLGFHMKWNMGWMNDFLRFVEEDPVYRKYHFNLITFSLMYAFSERFVLPFSHDEVVHLKGSLIGKMPGDAWQKAANLRMALGFMWAHPGKKLLFMGGEFGQWSEWSEGRSLDWHLLENPLNGGVQRFMRDLNALYARESAFWDSDCTHEGFQWIDFHDVEQTVLSFLRRSTATGEELVFACNFTPIPRPDYRIGVPRPGLYRELLNSDALAYGGSNLGNAGAVYSEPVPEHGRPDSLRLMLPPLSILVLKRDEEQQPTAGTPAITDND
- a CDS encoding helix-hairpin-helix domain-containing protein; this translates as MAKTDKTRAKGAKADATAGPAGDAKTPSKRTGRSTTTATGETSTAARKGATRTTRTAKEEGGAVPGGTEGGTTSTRTVRAAGPRAGVSAKKAAGNSPRAGTGARGGNRQDAVRRDANLRADLREFVSARPKGWNHAEWLGLLDDLRGRGHDVSDASVVGMSLERERLAVHLEAIPGMGPRRVEALVGRYHTLYSLRQADAAELAELPGMNRALAERVHQQFA
- a CDS encoding sigma-70 family RNA polymerase sigma factor — its product is MHPTQRTVSYLPADDSGPDDGALVRRMAAGDEKALGLLYDRWSPLLHSVARRIVADPNDAEEVLEEAFWQAWRQAGRYEEGRGGVSTWLTMIVRSRALDRVRARGRLREESWENIPEPGSGDGEGPASPDAAAEQDERRRLIAAAVAQLPPEQRETVELAYFRGLSQSEIAAKLGQPLGTVKTRARLALQKLRESLVVFREEGG
- a CDS encoding anti-sigma factor, which codes for MSLDTEHENVQAALAAEALDALDGEEREALHAHLAGCAECRAELESLREAASLLAHTAPHVPLAPARSDRIRARLLARAAADVRGGEAAEPVVAAPETRVIPIASRRRSALPAWLAAAASVLIAIGLGAYALSLRGRVSSLEQQTASLSRDRGRLESTLAEREATLAALAGPEVRVITLASTQERAPSGRMFWNPVRRRYTFFAYNLPQVRPGREYQLWLITPAGPVAAPTFRPGRDGAGSVEGAYDVPNEQIRAVAVTEEPAGGLPKPTGEVLIVGNAAE